From uncultured Desulfobacter sp., the proteins below share one genomic window:
- a CDS encoding TIGR04283 family arsenosugar biosynthesis glycosyltransferase translates to MIPVISVIIPVYGEAKGINRTIDALKSSASQMLWAIEIIVVDGDPEKGTLKAINDLDIIKTASPAGRGVQMNHGARAATSDLLLFLHADTVLPANALQTMLYVCRDKNVAAGAFDLSINDSHPVFRIIEKGASLRSRITRIPFGDQAIFFKSECFWALGGYKPIALMEDVDIMLRLRKKGYKIRFIADPVVTSARRWKKEGMIYTTLRNWMLQLLFHMGVSPEKLKAHYD, encoded by the coding sequence GTGATCCCTGTAATCTCCGTTATTATACCGGTGTACGGCGAAGCCAAAGGCATAAACCGGACCATTGACGCGTTAAAATCATCGGCATCGCAGATGTTGTGGGCCATCGAAATTATTGTGGTGGATGGCGACCCTGAAAAAGGAACCCTTAAGGCGATCAATGATCTGGACATTATAAAAACAGCATCGCCGGCCGGCCGGGGCGTGCAGATGAACCATGGGGCCCGGGCCGCCACCTCAGATTTGCTGCTGTTTCTCCATGCAGATACCGTTTTGCCTGCAAATGCGCTCCAAACAATGCTTTATGTCTGCCGGGACAAAAATGTCGCTGCCGGTGCGTTTGATCTGTCCATTAATGATTCTCATCCGGTATTTCGCATCATCGAAAAAGGGGCATCCCTGCGTTCCAGGATTACCCGGATTCCCTTTGGAGATCAGGCCATTTTCTTTAAATCAGAATGCTTTTGGGCGTTGGGTGGGTATAAACCCATTGCGCTGATGGAAGATGTGGACATCATGCTCAGACTCAGAAAAAAAGGATATAAAATCCGCTTCATTGCAGATCCTGTGGTGACCTCGGCTCGGCGATGGAAAAAGGAAGGCATGATATATACAACCCTTCGCAACTGGATGCTTCAACTGCTTTTTCATATGGGGGTCAGCCCGGAAAAATTAAAAGCGCACTATGACTGA
- a CDS encoding DUF3047 domain-containing protein produces the protein MNRKKTILMGAGVFTILHVAVVLCAEPIVTVGNFSQANTGEMIPLHWESLTFKKIKAHTIYKIVEDQGRTVVKAYSLASASGLIRKISIDVKQYPIIQWQWKITQINEKSDVTQKAGDDYPARIYVAFIYDPDKAGFWEKTKFETARMVYGQYPPATVVTYVWANRAPKETRVPNPYVDRVMMIAVQSGEEKAGTWVTEERNIYQDYVDSFGHPPLLTSGVAIMTDTDNTGETSTAFYGDIFFKSTSGDPIQ, from the coding sequence TTGAATCGAAAAAAAACAATTTTGATGGGGGCAGGTGTTTTCACAATCCTGCATGTCGCCGTTGTACTTTGCGCCGAGCCGATTGTAACCGTAGGCAACTTTTCCCAGGCAAATACCGGCGAGATGATACCACTGCATTGGGAGTCTTTAACATTTAAAAAAATAAAAGCGCATACCATATACAAGATCGTTGAGGACCAGGGGCGAACCGTGGTCAAAGCCTATAGCCTGGCATCCGCTTCGGGACTGATTCGAAAAATCAGTATTGATGTGAAGCAATATCCGATTATCCAATGGCAATGGAAAATTACGCAGATTAATGAGAAATCCGATGTTACCCAAAAAGCCGGGGATGATTATCCGGCACGAATTTATGTTGCGTTTATATATGATCCTGATAAGGCAGGATTCTGGGAAAAAACCAAATTTGAAACCGCCCGCATGGTATACGGCCAATATCCGCCGGCAACAGTGGTGACCTATGTCTGGGCCAACCGGGCTCCCAAAGAGACCCGGGTCCCCAACCCCTACGTAGACAGGGTGATGATGATTGCGGTCCAAAGCGGTGAGGAAAAGGCGGGCACCTGGGTCACCGAGGAACGAAATATTTATCAGGATTATGTGGACAGTTTCGGACATCCGCCCCTACTTACGTCGGGTGTAGCGATTATGACCGACACGGACAATACGGGTGAAACGTCAACGGCCTTTTACGGGGATATTTTTTTTAAATCAACTTCGGGAGATCCGATCCAGTGA
- a CDS encoding TIGR04282 family arsenosugar biosynthesis glycosyltransferase — protein sequence MATDNAVIVFIKAPEKGRVKTRLAKGVGDTAALDLYRCFVMDVLDMVRSTPNALRVYCYPDTALDSVRFWLGDDLDFFPQKGATLGKKMENALADTFAAGYEKAVLIGSDLPDLPSGIIDKAFMGLAQCSAAIGPSRDGGYYLIGFTATGFSPRIFHGIPWSTNQVFDLTLNKFKDHQISHYTLPVWQDIDTLEDLNFLTLDPSGRSAVYTTGYLLKNKE from the coding sequence ATGGCAACAGACAACGCTGTCATAGTTTTTATTAAAGCCCCGGAAAAAGGCCGGGTCAAGACTCGGCTGGCAAAAGGGGTAGGGGATACCGCCGCCTTGGATTTATACCGCTGTTTTGTGATGGATGTTCTGGATATGGTTCGGTCAACTCCGAATGCGTTGCGGGTGTACTGCTATCCTGACACCGCCTTGGACTCTGTCAGGTTCTGGCTGGGAGACGATTTGGATTTTTTCCCCCAAAAGGGCGCGACGTTGGGGAAAAAAATGGAAAATGCCCTGGCCGATACCTTTGCTGCCGGGTATGAAAAAGCCGTTCTCATCGGGTCTGATCTGCCGGATCTGCCGTCCGGTATCATCGATAAGGCCTTTATGGGCTTGGCGCAGTGCAGCGCGGCCATCGGCCCAAGCCGGGACGGCGGTTATTATCTGATCGGGTTTACGGCCACAGGGTTCAGCCCTCGGATATTCCATGGTATCCCCTGGTCCACCAACCAGGTCTTTGATTTGACCCTGAACAAATTTAAGGATCATCAAATCTCACACTATACTTTGCCTGTGTGGCAGGACATTGATACTTTAGAGGATTTGAATTTTCTTACCCTTGATCCTTCCGGCAGATCGGCAGTATACACAACCGGTTATCTTTTAAAAAACAAGGAATGA
- a CDS encoding DUF5714 domain-containing protein: protein MNIDQYHHWIRLEQDNIAVYINPESVDWIVPSAAGDQLLQKLIFGKGQGGEKQGADPALAPDDRDFSTIVRESQFLSLLKTPKVAEYKGRAHVLPLKALKEFWLHITDQCNLACRHCLFSCSSKTNRTMDFDMITSTVSQAYGLGTRIFYLTGGEPLVHTDFQSICRLILNEYPDTMLVILTNGILIPDLMDFFNTLPCDRLFLQVSLDGIEETNDRLRGAGAFAKTTAALGVLKGSDIITTLSMVVHPDNYHQMTKMVELGVEFSVNAIHYMWLLTTGRASSLPAVSMDELFNLLVEAHDVAEAHNLSIDNITNLAARVFSTPGTKYDLGNAGWESLALAPDGIIYPTPALIGPKETACGHIIQGLETVWKNSEALETLRSLSVKDDPVYGDNPLKYIVGGPDIDHSFHTGGSYLGHDPYLPLYSRLALWLMVQSAQITKEAPWPQIRRKMGEKLLHCEKEGEIVALTHSNCVLTLADTHGVVGDFYSAAAQQENTDITNPVCYPDAEMSHIPKASRIRSYGCGSPVLDAGVALGDTLVDLGCGAGVECYIAARKTGPSGQVIGIDMLDHMLALARKPLGDVAQNLGYGNVSFKKGFLEQLPLADNTVDLVISNCVINLSQDKRQTFAEIFRILAPGGRIFISDVVTDEPCPPEIQNDAVLRGACLSGALVQPQLMSILESAGFTRIRVVKRFFYKEVLNHKFYAVTYTAFRPEAAEKTMVVYPGPHAAVMTDDGQLLLRGQSSETIRPSDAGEDTTIFELDHMGTVSNIEAMNACSCELPPPTVDDKEASSSQTGAPFPRTGTKFKQDCMLCGKPLVYLEKESPKSCVFCGAQYPANAVCEQGHFVCDHCHGKDIVEVVKHICTHTDATDMIDLMNQLRSHPSFPLHGPEHHFAVPGVITAVYRNLGGDITDNDITTAIDRGRSVPGGVCAFWGTCGAAIGAGIALGVILKSTPLKPKARQIVQQVSETIIHDLSRIEAARCCQREVWTTFKTVARLSKNYLPLALKDQGDVQCRQQGKNRECIRETCPYFKV, encoded by the coding sequence TTGAACATAGATCAGTATCATCACTGGATCAGACTTGAACAGGACAACATAGCAGTATATATCAATCCCGAATCCGTGGACTGGATCGTGCCCAGTGCCGCTGGAGACCAGCTGCTTCAAAAACTTATCTTTGGCAAAGGGCAGGGCGGAGAAAAACAGGGGGCGGATCCGGCCTTGGCACCCGATGATAGGGATTTCAGCACCATTGTCCGTGAATCCCAGTTTCTCTCCTTATTAAAAACACCGAAGGTGGCCGAGTATAAAGGCCGGGCCCATGTATTGCCCCTTAAAGCATTAAAGGAGTTCTGGCTGCATATAACCGATCAATGCAACCTTGCCTGCCGTCATTGTCTTTTTTCCTGTTCATCAAAGACAAACCGGACCATGGATTTTGACATGATTACCTCCACGGTCAGTCAGGCGTATGGTCTTGGCACCCGGATTTTTTATTTAACCGGCGGTGAACCCCTGGTTCACACCGATTTTCAGAGTATTTGTCGGCTGATTTTAAATGAATACCCCGACACCATGCTCGTGATTTTAACCAACGGGATTCTGATACCTGACTTAATGGATTTCTTCAACACTTTGCCGTGCGACCGTTTGTTTCTCCAGGTGAGCCTGGATGGCATTGAAGAGACCAACGACCGGTTAAGGGGTGCAGGCGCCTTTGCCAAAACAACCGCCGCCCTTGGTGTATTGAAAGGATCAGATATTATTACCACTCTGTCCATGGTGGTGCATCCGGACAATTACCATCAAATGACAAAGATGGTTGAACTGGGCGTGGAGTTTTCGGTGAATGCCATTCATTACATGTGGCTTTTAACCACAGGCCGGGCATCGAGCTTGCCGGCGGTCTCCATGGATGAGCTGTTTAACCTGTTGGTTGAGGCACACGATGTGGCAGAAGCCCACAATCTGTCCATTGACAATATCACCAATCTTGCCGCCAGGGTTTTCTCCACCCCCGGCACCAAATACGACTTGGGCAATGCCGGGTGGGAGTCATTGGCACTGGCCCCGGACGGCATAATCTATCCGACCCCGGCCTTGATAGGCCCCAAAGAGACCGCATGCGGCCATATTATCCAGGGACTGGAGACGGTTTGGAAAAACAGCGAAGCGCTTGAAACCTTGCGAAGCCTGTCAGTGAAGGATGATCCTGTTTATGGGGACAATCCTTTAAAATACATAGTGGGCGGCCCGGACATTGATCACAGCTTCCATACCGGCGGATCATATCTGGGGCATGACCCTTATCTGCCCTTATACAGCCGACTGGCATTGTGGTTAATGGTTCAGTCGGCCCAAATTACCAAAGAAGCACCCTGGCCCCAGATTCGGCGAAAAATGGGAGAAAAGCTGCTGCATTGTGAAAAAGAGGGCGAAATTGTAGCCCTGACCCATTCCAATTGCGTGCTTACCCTGGCTGATACCCATGGCGTTGTGGGAGACTTTTATTCGGCTGCCGCACAACAGGAAAATACGGACATCACCAATCCGGTCTGCTATCCCGATGCGGAGATGTCCCATATTCCCAAAGCCTCCAGGATTCGGTCTTATGGGTGCGGCAGTCCAGTCCTGGACGCAGGCGTTGCTTTGGGGGATACTTTGGTTGACCTTGGCTGCGGTGCAGGGGTAGAGTGCTATATTGCCGCCCGGAAAACAGGGCCTTCGGGACAGGTCATCGGAATTGATATGCTGGATCACATGCTGGCTTTGGCCCGAAAACCCCTTGGGGATGTGGCGCAAAATTTGGGGTACGGAAATGTCAGTTTTAAAAAAGGATTTCTTGAACAACTGCCCCTGGCGGATAACACCGTGGATCTGGTTATCTCCAACTGCGTCATCAACCTTTCCCAGGACAAACGGCAGACTTTTGCCGAAATTTTCCGGATACTTGCCCCCGGCGGGCGCATATTTATTTCGGATGTGGTCACAGATGAACCCTGCCCCCCTGAAATACAGAATGATGCCGTACTCCGGGGGGCGTGTTTGTCAGGCGCCCTTGTGCAGCCCCAGCTGATGAGCATCCTGGAATCAGCCGGATTCACCCGAATCAGGGTGGTGAAACGCTTTTTTTACAAAGAGGTGTTGAACCACAAATTTTATGCCGTCACCTATACGGCTTTTCGCCCCGAGGCTGCGGAAAAAACCATGGTTGTTTACCCTGGTCCCCATGCCGCGGTGATGACCGATGACGGACAACTGCTTTTACGCGGGCAATCGTCGGAAACCATCAGACCATCTGATGCCGGAGAGGACACGACCATTTTTGAGCTGGATCACATGGGCACTGTTTCCAATATCGAGGCGATGAATGCCTGCAGCTGCGAGTTGCCGCCGCCCACAGTGGATGATAAAGAAGCCTCCTCGAGCCAGACAGGGGCGCCATTCCCGCGAACGGGTACGAAGTTCAAACAGGACTGCATGCTGTGCGGAAAGCCTCTGGTCTATCTGGAAAAAGAGAGTCCAAAGTCTTGTGTCTTCTGCGGCGCTCAATACCCTGCCAACGCTGTCTGCGAACAAGGACATTTTGTCTGCGATCACTGCCATGGAAAAGATATCGTGGAGGTGGTCAAACATATCTGCACCCATACCGATGCAACGGATATGATTGATTTAATGAACCAGCTTCGCAGCCATCCCTCATTTCCCCTCCATGGTCCCGAGCACCATTTTGCAGTGCCCGGCGTCATCACTGCCGTCTATAGAAATCTGGGCGGGGATATTACAGACAACGATATCACCACGGCCATTGACCGGGGAAGAAGCGTTCCCGGTGGTGTCTGCGCATTTTGGGGGACCTGTGGGGCCGCAATTGGTGCCGGAATTGCCTTGGGGGTGATTTTAAAAAGTACCCCGTTAAAACCCAAGGCCAGGCAAATTGTCCAGCAGGTGTCCGAAACGATTATCCACGACCTGAGCCGAATCGAGGCGGCCCGCTGCTGCCAGCGGGAGGTCTGGACAACATTTAAAACCGTGGCCCGGTTGTCAAAAAATTACCTGCCCCTGGCTTTGAAGGACCAGGGCGATGTACAATGCCGCCAACAGGGTAAAAACAGGGAATGCATCCGGGAAACCTGCCCCTATTTCAAGGTGTAA